TTGGTGATCTTTCTAAAGTTCCAGGCGTGATCGGCATTAAAGAAGCGTCAGGAAAAATCGATCTTGAAAAAGAAATCATCAAAGCTTGCGGAAAAGATTTTGTGATGCTTTCTGGAGATGACGGTACTTACGTGGATTTCCTTCAGGCCGGCGGTCATGGAGTGATCTCTGTCGCGACTCATGTGATTCCAAAACAAATGGTTCAGTGGAGAAAATGGGCGCTTGAAGACCAATTTGATAAAGCGCAAGCAGATATTAAAAAATACATGGATCTTATCAATTTACTTTTTGTGGAAGCCAATCCAATTCCTGTGAAAAAAGCTTTGGCTTTAATGGGAATCATTGATTCGGCTTCATTGCGTTTACCGATGATGGAACTCACTCCTGAGCACACAGAAAAATTGAAAGCCGAAATGCAACGCGTGGGTGTTCTGTGAAGAAAATCAAAGTAGGTCTTGTCGGTTCTTCGGGCCGCATGGGTAAAGAAATCATTCAGGTGATTGAAAACAACTCGCGCTGTGAAGTTTTTTATCCCTTTGGTCGCAATGACAAGTGGGATGCAAAAAAAGCGAAGTCCGTAGATGTATGGATTGATTTTTCTTCTCCGGACGCTTTGAAAGATGTTTTAAAAAGAGCGGCCGAAACTAAAACACCTGTTGTGTGTGGCACAACGGGTTTTTCAAAAAAAGAAAAAGATCTTCTTGAGCAATATGCAAAGAAAATCCCTGTCTTGTGGTCTTCGAACATGAGTCTGGGTGTTGCGGTTTTAAATGAAGCCCTTAAATCTTTGGCGGCGATTTCCCATTTCGATTTTCAAATTGAAGAAATTCATCACAATCGCAAGAAAGATAAACCATCGGGAACCGCCATTACCCTTCAGGAAAATCTGGAAAAAGCTGTTGATAAAAAATTGCCGGCGCCTTTGGCAATTCGTGGTGGCGGCGTTTTCGGTGTTCACAAGATTTATTCCATGAGTGATGAAGAAGTTCTGACGTTTGAGCACAGCGCTTTAAATCGCACCGTCTTTGCGAAAGGTGCCGTTCAAGCTGCTGAATGGCTTGTTAAACAAAAACCAGGTCTTTATCAGATCCGTGACGTTCTATTTGGGAAACAGAAATGAGTTCAACCCGCCATTCAGCGTTGATTCATGTCGCCCTTGATTTAGTGGGCGGTGTGGAAAAAGCAAAAAATCTTTTAAGAAAGTTCGCTGAGTGCGGGGAAATCGCCACGATCTCTTCAGCCTACAAACGCTATCTGACGACGGAGCGTTTGGACTTGAGTGCTCGTCTGGAGTTTGTGATTCGTTTTGAAACTCAGCTCGGGGTAGATCAGGTTTTACATCTGGTCCTTTCTTTATGCGAAACGGGCTCCCAGGGTCTCACAAAAAAAAGTCATTCGGAACTCACCCTTCTTACGTTTGACGATATGATCCTGATGTCGCCTCGGTTGACTCTTCCATACCCGCAGCTTCATCAAGATCCTCTTATCATTCGCTGTGCGGCTGAAGCATGGGGTCAGTACGAACATCCTATTTATCAAAAAAATCTGAGTGAGATTTCTAAATCAGCCCCGCCTGCGAATCAGGCAGAGTTTTTTATGCAAGGTAAAAGCCTGGTTGATTTTTAATCTCTCCCGGAATACAAATTTATTGTTATATTTAAAGACATTCTTACCTTACGGGAGCTTCCATGAAGTTTTTCATCGACACGGCAGAAATCGAAGAGATCAGACAAGCCAACATGCGTGGTTGGGTTGATGGTGTAACTACAAACCCTTCTTTGATTGCAAAATCAGGAAAACCATTTCACGACGTGATCAAAGAAATCTGCAAAGAAGTTTCTGGACCCGTTTCTGCAGAAGTTATCAGCCTTCAAGCTGAAGAAATGTTCCGCGAAGGAAAAGAGCTTGCGAAGCTGGCTTCTAACGTGGTCGTGAAAGTGCCAATGTGTGAAGACGGTATGATTGCTGTGAAAAAATTCAAAGCAGAAGGCATCAAGACAAACGTCACGTTGGTTTTCTCGCCAATGCAAGCATTGCTAGCTGCTAAAGCTGGAGCGACAATGGTTTCTCCATTCGTAGGTCGCCTTGATGATATTGGCCAAGAAGGCATGGTCATGGTTGATCAGATTATTCAAATGTATCAAAACTATGATTTCGATACTGAAGTCTTGGTTGCTAGCGTAAGAAGCCCAATGCATATCCAAATCGCTGCTGAAATGGGTGCTGATATCGCCACTATTCCATTTAAGGTTATGCAGCAGATGACTCACCATCCACTTACTGACAAAGGCATCAAACAGTTTATGGATGATTGGAATAAGGCTAAGA
This region of Bdellovibrio sp. BCCA genomic DNA includes:
- a CDS encoding 4-hydroxy-tetrahydrodipicolinate reductase, which encodes MKKIKVGLVGSSGRMGKEIIQVIENNSRCEVFYPFGRNDKWDAKKAKSVDVWIDFSSPDALKDVLKRAAETKTPVVCGTTGFSKKEKDLLEQYAKKIPVLWSSNMSLGVAVLNEALKSLAAISHFDFQIEEIHHNRKKDKPSGTAITLQENLEKAVDKKLPAPLAIRGGGVFGVHKIYSMSDEEVLTFEHSALNRTVFAKGAVQAAEWLVKQKPGLYQIRDVLFGKQK
- the fsa gene encoding fructose-6-phosphate aldolase yields the protein MKFFIDTAEIEEIRQANMRGWVDGVTTNPSLIAKSGKPFHDVIKEICKEVSGPVSAEVISLQAEEMFREGKELAKLASNVVVKVPMCEDGMIAVKKFKAEGIKTNVTLVFSPMQALLAAKAGATMVSPFVGRLDDIGQEGMVMVDQIIQMYQNYDFDTEVLVASVRSPMHIQIAAEMGADIATIPFKVMQQMTHHPLTDKGIKQFMDDWNKAKK